The Thunnus maccoyii chromosome 9, fThuMac1.1, whole genome shotgun sequence genome includes a region encoding these proteins:
- the LOC121903957 gene encoding zinc finger protein 2 homolog isoform X3 — protein sequence MSSVQCLREFINERLTAAAEEIFRVFQKTIVEYEEEINRQSRLLDIVWKPEIKLHRIELLQQHVCEEEEVLTDQQLCNQERNSCLDQEDPEPPQIKEEQEEVYTSLEGEQLVLKQETETFMWTPTCEESDNSEDQTEDSDEIQSAAEKEHVVSMLVKSSVVSEPNGDDQLLSHNSHVLESQDHKGGKHGDSGSTGNAETEPKKRHHRRKNPTNNEENSTTSKIHSNIYTGKKSLKCNTYGKAFQCKSNLNKHLRVHTELLQQHVCEEEEVLTEQQLCNQEKNSSLDQEDPEPPQIKEEQEEIYTSLEGAQLVLKQETETFMWTPTCEESDNSEDQTEDSDETQSAAEKEHVVSMLVKSSVVSQPNSDDQLLSLNSHVLESQDHKGGKHGDSGLTGNAETEPKKRHHRRKNPTNNEDNSTTSKIHSNIYTGKKSLKCNTYGKAFKCMSNLNKHLRVHTGEKPYPCNTCEKSFSHPSGLKVHMRIHTGEKLYPCNTCEKRFSRPGALKVHMRTHTGEKPYTCNICEKRFPHLGTLKMHMRTHTGEKPYTCNICEKRFSALSTLKDHMRTHTGEKPYTCNICEKRFPQLGTLKMHMRTHTGEKPYTCNICEKRFSHLGTLKMHMRIHTGEKPYTCNTCEKRFSQLCNLNLHMRLHTGEKPYICNTCEKRFSKRSTLKIHMRVHTGERP from the exons ATGTCTTCAGTTCAGTGTTTGAGAGAGTTCATCAACGAGCgactaactgctgctgctgaagaaatatTCCGAGTTTTTCAGAAAACTATCGTCGAGTACGAGGAAGAGATCAATCGTCAGAGCAGACTGCTGGATATCGTTTGGAAACCTGAAATAAAGTTACACCGAATAG AACTTCTACAGCAGCATGtctgtgaggaagaggaggttctcactgaccagcagctctgtaacCAGGAGAGGAACTCCTGTCTGGACCAAGAGGACCCAGAGCCTCCacagattaaagaggaacaggaggaagtCTACACCAGTCTGGAGGGAGAACAGCTGGTGCTGAAGCAAGAGACTGAAACCTTTATGTGGACTCCTACTTGTGAGGAAAGTGACAACAGTGAAGATCAGACGGAGGACTCTGATGAAATTCAGAgtgcagcagagaaagagcatgttgtgagcatgttagttAAAAGCTCAGTGGTATCAGAACCAAACGGTGATGACCAACTCCTCTCTCACAACTCTCATGTACTTGAGAGCCAAGATCACAAAGGAGGCAAACATGGAGACTCAGGATCAACTGGGAATGCAGAGACAGAACCCAAGAAGAGACATCACAGGAGAAAAAATCCCACTAACAATGAAGAGAACTCTACCACATCAAAGATTCACAGTAATATTTATACAGGGAAAAAGTCTTTGAAATGCAACACGTATGGGAAAGCTTTCCAGTGCAAGTCCAATTTGAACAAACACCtgagagtccacacag AGCTTCTACAGCAGCATGtctgtgaggaagaggaggttcTCACTGAACAGCAGCTCTGTAACCAGGAGAAGAACTCCAGTCTGGACCAAGAGGACCCAGAGCCTCCacagattaaagaggaacaggaggaaatCTACACCAGTCTGGAGGGAGCACAGCTGGTGCTGAAGCAAGAGACTGAAACCTTTATGTGGACTCCTACTTGTGAGGAAAGTGACAACAGTGAAGATCAGACGGAGGACTCTGATGAAACTCAGAgtgcagcagagaaagagcatgttgtgagcatgttagttAAAAGCTCAGTGGTATCACAACCAAACAGTGATGACCAACTCCTCTCTCTCAACTCTCATGTACTTGAGAGCCAAGATCACAAAGGAGGCAAACATGGAGACTCAGGATTAACCGGAAATGCAGAGACAGAACCCAAGAAGAGACATCACAGGAGAAAAAATCCCactaacaatgaagacaactcTACCACATCAAAGATTCACAGTAATATTTATACAgggaaaaagtctttaaaatgcAACACGTATGGGAAAGCTTTCAAGTGCATGTCCAATTTGAACAAACACCtgagagtccacacaggtgagaagccgtacccatgtaacacttgtgagaaaagcTTCTCTCACCCTAGCGGATTAAAAGTGCAtatgagaatccacacaggtgagaagctgtatccatgtaacacttgtgagaaaaggTTCTCTCGACCTGGTGCATTAAAAGTGcatatgagaacacacacaggtgagaagccatACACATGTAAcatttgtgagaaaagattccCTCATCTGGgcacattaaaaatgcatatgagaacacacacaggggagaagCCATACACATGTAAcatttgtgagaaaagattctctgCACTGAGCACATTAAAGGACcatatgagaacacacacaggggagaagCCATACACATGTAAcatttgtgagaaaagattccCTCAACTGGgcacattaaaaatgcatatgagaacacacacaggggagaagCCATACACATGTAAcatttgtgagaaaagattctctcATCTGGgcacattaaaaatgcatatgaGAATACACACAGGGGAGAAGCCATacacatgtaacacttgtgagaaaagattctctcAACTGTGCAACTTAAACCTGCATATGAGactccacacaggtgagaagccgtacatatgtaacacttgtgagaaaagattctctAAACGTAGCACATTGAAAATTCATAtgagagtccacacaggtgagagaCCGTAA
- the LOC121903967 gene encoding zinc finger protein 883-like isoform X1 encodes MSSVQCLREFINERLTAAAEEIFRVFQKTIVEYEEVIDRQSRLLDIVWKPEIKLQRIELLQQHVCEEEEVLTDQQLCNQEKNSSLDQEDPEPPQIKEEQEEVYTSLEGEQLVLKQETETFMWTPTCEESDNSEDQTEDSDEIQSAAEKEHVVSMLVKSSVVSQPNSDDQLLSLNSHVAESQDHKGGKHGDSGSTGNAETELKKKHHRRKNPTNNEDNSTTSKIHSNIYTGKKSLKCNTYGKAFKCMSNLNKHLRVHTGEKAYPCNTCEKSFSHPSALKVHMRIHTGEKPYTCNTCEKRFSQPGALKVHMRIHTGEKPYPCNTCEKRFSELGTLKQHMRTHTGEKPYTCNICEKRFSHLGTLKVHMRTHTGEKPYTCNTCGKRFSQPSALNVHMRIHTGEKLYPCKTCEKIFCKPSALKVHMRIHTGERPYPCNTCEKRFSQLCNLNLHMRIHTGEKPYTCNTCEKRFSQLVTLKHHMRTHTGEKPYTCNICEKRFSHLCTLKHHMRAHTGEKPYRCNTCEKRFSKRSTLKMHMRVHTGEKPYTCHTCEKRFLRLRALKLHMRTHTGEKP; translated from the exons ATGTCTTCAGTTCAGTGTTTGAGAGAGTTCATCAACGAGCgactaactgctgctgctgaagaaatatTCCGAGTTTTTCAGAAAACTATCGTCGAATACGAGGAAGTGATCGATCGTCAGAGCAGACTGCTGGATATCGTTTGGAAACCTGAAATAAAGTTACAGAGAATAG AGCTTCTACAGCAGCATGtctgtgaggaagaggaggttctcactgaccagcagctctgtaacCAGGAGAAGAACTCCAGTCTGGACCAAGAGGACCCAGAGCCTCCACaaattaaagaggaacaggaggaagtCTACACCAGTCTGGAGGGAGAGCAGCTGGTGCTGAAGCAAGAGACTGAAACCTTTATGTGGACTCCTACTTGTGAGGAAAGTGACAACAGTGAAGATCAGACGGAGGACTCTGATGAAATTCAGAgtgcagcagagaaagagcatgttgtgagcatgttagttAAAAGCTCAGTGGTATCACAACCAAACAGTGATGACCAACTCCTCTCTCTCAACTCTCATGTAGCTGAGAGCCAAGATCACAAAGGAGGCAAACATGGAGACTCAGGATCAACCGGAAATGCAGAGACAGAACTCAAGAAGAAACATCACAGGAGAAAAAACCCCactaacaatgaagacaactcTACCACATCAAAGATTCACAGTAATATTTATACAgggaaaaagtctttaaaatgcAACACGTATGGGAAAGCTTTCAAGTGCATGTCCAATTTGAACAAACACCtgagagtccacacaggtgagaaggcgtacccatgtaacacttgtgagaaaagcTTCTCTCACCCTAGCGCATTAAAAGTGCAtatgagaatccacacaggtgagaagccatacacatgtaacacttgtgagaaaaggTTCTCTCAACCTGGTGCATTAAAAGTGCAtatgagaatccacacaggtgagaagccgtatccatgtaacacttgtgagaaaagattctctgAGCTGGGCACATTAAAACAGcatatgagaacacacacaggggagaagCCATACACATGTAAcatttgtgagaaaagattctctcATCTGGGCACATTAAAAGTGcatatgagaacacacacaggggagaagCCATacacatgtaacacttgtgGGAAAAGATTCTCTCAACCTAGTGCATTAAATGTGCAtatgagaatccacacaggtgagaagctgTACCCATGTAAGACTTGTGAGAAAATATTCTGTAAGCCTAGCGCATTAAAAGTGCAtatgagaatccacacaggtgagaggccgtacccatgtaacacttgtgagaaaagattctctcAACTGTGCAACTTAAACCTGCAtatgagaatccacacaggtgagaagccgtacacatgtaacacttgtgagaaaaggTTCTCTCAACTGGTCACATTAAAGCACcatatgagaacacacacaggtgagaagccgtacacATGTAAcatttgtgagaaaagattctctcATCTGTGCACATTAAAACACCATATGAGagcacacacaggtgagaagccgtacagatgtaacacttgtgagaaaagattctctAAACGTAGCACATTGAAAATGCATAtgagagtccacacaggtgagaagccgtacacATGTcacacttgtgagaaaagattcttGCGTCTGCGTGCATTAAAACTGCATATGAGaacccacacaggtgagaagccgtaa